GGGGCATTAACCCGATAGACACCGACAAACTGATGGAGACGCTGCAGGTGAACAACAGCAACATCGCCGCCATCACCTCCGACATCAAGCAGATTACCTCAAGGCTTACAAAAGGCGAGGGCGTCATCGGCAAGCTCCTCACCGACTCCTCCATGGCGGGCGACCTGGAAGGGCTGATGGCCAACCTGCAGCAGACTTCTCAAAACGCCGTGCAGGCCTCCAGAGAGCTAAACCGCTTTACCGACAAGCTAGACTCGCCCGGCGGGCTGGCCAACCAGGTGCTGACTGACACGGTGGTATATAGCCAGCTTCGCTCCTCAATGGCGCAGCTGCAGGAGGCGACGGCCTCCGCGGCGGCCCTGACCGAAAACCTGCAGGAGACAAGCAGCAGGCTCAACAACGAGGGCAATGCCGTGGGGGTGCTGCTGAACGACGAGGAGTTTGCCCGCAACCTGAAGAGCACCATGCAAAACCTGGAAACCAGTTCCCAGAAGTTTGACCAGAACATGGAGGCGCTGCAGAGCAACATCCTGTTCAGGGGCTTTTTCAGGAAGCAAGCCAAAGAGGAGGAAGAACGGCTGGAGGAACTGCAGAAACAGCAATTACAGCAGCAGGGACAGCAATAACTTTGTGCCTATGAAGCTGTTTAGAGTTTTCAAAAAAATCGATGCATGATGCCCTTGCTGCGTGTTTTCACCAGCAAGAACTTGTTAGTGAAAGTATAGTTGTCGGTGAAAACACCAACAACGGCAGGTTTGGACACTAAAATCGGAAACGCTAAACAGCTTCTATATATAAAAGAAAAGGGGTTAGAAGAAAGCGAAAAGGCGCTGCTTCTAACCCCTTTTATATAGGTGGTTTGTTGCTTATATATAGCTGAAGGCTACCCGTTATAGGCGGCTTTTATTTTGGATGCCGTGTCTTCAAACTCCTCTTTGCTGAACTGCTTCTTATTGGCGAAGTTCATGTCCTGCATGCTGTTGAGCGGGATGAGGTGTACGTGGGTGTGCGGCACTTCGAGTCCCACCACGGCCAGGCCGATGCGCTTGCAGGGCACCGCCTTCTCCACGGCGGCGGCCACTTTCCTGGCGAACGCCATCAGGCCTATATATACTTCCTCGTCCAGGTCGAATATATAATCTACCTGCTGCTTGGGGATGACCAGGGTGTGGCCCTTAGTGGTCGGGAACGCATCCAAGAAGGCGAGGAAACGGTCATCCTCCGCCACTTTGTAGGCCGGAATCTCCCCGTTCACGATTTTTGTGAAGAGTGTCGTTTCCATGGTTTATCGGCTTATCTCCAGAATCTCGAACTGCAGTTTGCCGGCGGGCACCGTAATGTCGGCCACATCGCCCACCGACTTGCCCAGCAGCCCCTTCCCTATCGGCGATTTCACCGATATCTTGCCTGCCGCCAGGTTTGCCTCTTCTTCGGCCACCAGCGTGTAGTCCACCACCATGTTGTTCTTCAGGTTTTTGAGTTTCACCTTCGACAGGATCAGGGCTTTGCTGGCGTCCAGCCCCGACTCATCTATGAGGCGGGCGTTGCCTACAATCTCCTCCATCTTGGCAATCTTCAGCTCCAGGTGGCCTTGGGCATCCTTGGCCGCATCGTATTCCGCGTTCTCGCTCAGGTCGCCTTTGTCGCGGGCCTCTGCCAGCTGGCGCGCCACCTCGGCCCGGCCCTTCGTCTTGAGCTCAGCCAGTTCTTCCTTTAGCTTTTGTAAACCCTCCGCTGTGTAATAAGAAATCTTGCTCATATTCAGTTCTCTCGTTTAAGACACAAAAGCAAAGAGAACGGTTATGCAGTGCATAACCGTTCTCTTTGCCAAGTATGTATGATTTATATATTAATTCCGGTGCGGCGCCAGGCACATAAATTACATGCTGTCGCCAACGTATGGCATACGTTCTAAATTAATTATACTACAAAGCCATTGCCTTGTTGTTTAGCAAATATACAAAATTTGCCACACAAGTAGCAAGACTGTGGCTGATTGTTGGTTGCTGGTTGTTTGTTGTTGATTGTTATATGGCTAAATGGCTGAGATGCCTGTCCGATTCATATACAGATTCATATATAACAGTACCCTTCCATATCGCAAGTTACCGCTGCGCTCAAACTTGCGGCATAAAAAGGCAGTTTTTGATTGCTAATTGCTGTTTGTCAGGCTTGATTGTTTTATGGTTGAATGGATGTACGAATCATATATGGCTATGCCTCAAACCAACCATCTAACCGTTTAACAATTTAACAACCAGCAACCAACGATCAAAGCAACTGCCTAATCTTCCCGACCAGCACCTCGTTTATCTTCACGTAAGACTCATGCGTCCAGCCGGCGATGTGCGGCGTGAGGATGACATTGTCGGCGGCTGTGAGGTAGCCGAAGTTCTCCTGCTGGGCGGTGGTGAAGGTCTGCAGTTTCTCGTTTTCGAGCACATCCAGCGCAGCACCCTTTATTTTGCCCGACTTCAGGTGCCGCACCAGCGCCGCCTGGTCCACCACATCGCCGCGCGAGGTATTCAGAAACCATATGGGCTTCCGGAAGGCCTCAAAAAATGCATCGTTCGCCAGCCCCAGGTTCTCGGGGATATAGGGGATGTGGAGGCTTACCACCTCGGCTTGCGCCTGCAGTTCCTCCAGCGACACACGCTCGGCGGGTGGCTGTACCTTTTCCGGCGCAAAGCAGTCGTAAGCGAGTATACGGCAGTTAAAGCCGCCCAGCACCCTGGCGAAGTTCTGGCCCATATTGCCATACCCGATGATGCCGATCATTTTGCCGCTTATCTCCTCCCCCCGGTTGGGCTCCCGCACCCACAGCTTGTCCCGTACCTGCCTGTCGCCGCGGACAATATGACGCACCAGCGCCAGCAGCAGCCCGAGGGTAAACTCCCCCACCGCCTGCCGGTTGCCTTCGTTCGCGCCGAGCAGCGCAATGCTCCGGTCCTGCAGTGCCTGCACGTCAATGTTGTCCAAGCCCGCGCCTGCCCGCGCCACAAACTTCAGCCGCTCGGCCAGTTCCAGGGTAGAAGCCGTCACGCGCACCTTGCTCCGGAGAATCAACCCATCGAACCCGGCCAGCGCCTGCCGCACCTCAGCCGGTGGTATGTCGGGCCGGTAATCGGCCTCGGCTCCGATTTCATCCAGCATCGGGAAAAGGCTTGGGTGCATCTCGTCGATGATGAGAATGCGAATCGTTGATGTCGGCATTACTGGTGCTTTTAAAATATGTTTGAGGGCTTACCTTTATAATAGGTTTCTACTTTTATGCCTCTTACTATCAGTGCATCGAGTGTCATTCGAAGATTGTCCTGATGTTGTTTTGATTCAATGTGAAATGCGAATTTATAGTGTTTATTTTGGTACTTGAAATCTATGTAGTTGTTTATACCTCTTTTAATAGAAGAAGCATAAGCTGATATATATTCCTCTCCATCGTAATCTCCTACATCTATTCTTAATTTATCAATTTCTCTTTAAGGATAAAATTTACCTTCAATCAGAACACCCTCTTTTTGGAAAGTCAGATACCTGCCCAGATAGCCATGTAGCTTTTGTTTGCCGCTGTCAAGATAAAACCTTTGAAAGTATGTCATTGCTGCGGAAATCATCATAAATGGAACAGCATACCATTTGTCAGGTGCTATGACATATAAAATCAGGCCGACAAGTAGTGCAATTATAGAATAACCTGTTAGATCAGGTTTTTCCTCTCGATTAACATATACACACGTCTGAAACAGAACTGACATATATGCCTACAAATTATACAGCATATGCGCGATGCCAAAATAAATTGCCAGCCCCAGCAGGTCGTTGGCGGTGGTGATGAAGGGGCCTGCCGCCACAGCCGGGTTGATGCCGAACCAATCCAGGATCATGGGTGTGATGGTGCCCATCAGCGAGGCGAGTATCACCACGGAGAACAGCGCCACCGACACCACGATGGACAATTTCAGCTCGTGCCGGAAAAGGTATGAAAAGCCGAAAACCAGGATGGAGATGATCAGGGCGTTGAGCATGGCCACCAGCACCAGCTTCAGGATACGCTGGGCGAAATTCTCAAACACCACCGCGTTGGAAGAAAGCGTCTGGATGATGATGGACGAGGACTGGATGCCCACGTTGCCGCCAGTTGCCGTGATGAGCGGCACAAACAGCGCCACCGCCGGCAACACCGCGATATCGGCCTCAAACAAGCCCATAAACTGCGCCGCCAGCAAACCGCCTACCATGCCGATAATGAGCCAGGGCAATCGGGAGCGCGAAATTCGGAACACGCTGTCATCCTCCTCCACGTTCTCGGTGATACCCGTCATGAGCTGGCGGCTGAGTTCGGCCTGCTCCTGCATCACATCCACCACGTCGTCGATGGTGATACGCCCCAGCAGCCTGCCCTGTATATTCACCACCGGAATAGCCTCCAGATCGTAGCGCTGCATCACGCTCACCACCTCGTTCTCATCCCGGAACGACTCGATGGAGATCACGTCCGGGTTATATATCTCCTTCACGGGCGTGTCGTCCTTTGCCAGCAGCAGCCGCTTCACGCTCACGCGCCCCACCAGTATATCCTTGTTGTCAGTCACGTAGACGGTATAGAT
This window of the Pontibacter russatus genome carries:
- a CDS encoding NAD(P)-dependent oxidoreductase, which produces MPTSTIRILIIDEMHPSLFPMLDEIGAEADYRPDIPPAEVRQALAGFDGLILRSKVRVTASTLELAERLKFVARAGAGLDNIDVQALQDRSIALLGANEGNRQAVGEFTLGLLLALVRHIVRGDRQVRDKLWVREPNRGEEISGKMIGIIGYGNMGQNFARVLGGFNCRILAYDCFAPEKVQPPAERVSLEELQAQAEVVSLHIPYIPENLGLANDAFFEAFRKPIWFLNTSRGDVVDQAALVRHLKSGKIKGAALDVLENEKLQTFTTAQQENFGYLTAADNVILTPHIAGWTHESYVKINEVLVGKIRQLL
- the mgtE gene encoding magnesium transporter: MQQVEITREYIEQVEEAIGRKDSDFILSTMADMHPADVTTVLYELDTNESKYVMDLLPPDTGAQILSDLDYDIRTDFLGYFTSAEIARYVNLMDSDDAVDILNELSVQTREEVIALLDNEEKAAHILDLLHYEEDCAGGLMGKELIKVNLNWRVRHCIEEIRRQAEDVERIYTVYVTDNKDILVGRVSVKRLLLAKDDTPVKEIYNPDVISIESFRDENEVVSVMQRYDLEAIPVVNIQGRLLGRITIDDVVDVMQEQAELSRQLMTGITENVEEDDSVFRISRSRLPWLIIGMVGGLLAAQFMGLFEADIAVLPAVALFVPLITATGGNVGIQSSSIIIQTLSSNAVVFENFAQRILKLVLVAMLNALIISILVFGFSYLFRHELKLSIVVSVALFSVVILASLMGTITPMILDWFGINPAVAAGPFITTANDLLGLAIYFGIAHMLYNL
- a CDS encoding HIT family protein; the protein is METTLFTKIVNGEIPAYKVAEDDRFLAFLDAFPTTKGHTLVIPKQQVDYIFDLDEEVYIGLMAFARKVAAAVEKAVPCKRIGLAVVGLEVPHTHVHLIPLNSMQDMNFANKKQFSKEEFEDTASKIKAAYNG
- the greA gene encoding transcription elongation factor GreA → MSKISYYTAEGLQKLKEELAELKTKGRAEVARQLAEARDKGDLSENAEYDAAKDAQGHLELKIAKMEEIVGNARLIDESGLDASKALILSKVKLKNLKNNMVVDYTLVAEEEANLAAGKISVKSPIGKGLLGKSVGDVADITVPAGKLQFEILEISR
- a CDS encoding MlaD family protein produces the protein MSTADNKRLVIVGIFVFLAIIILIAGIFTLGGKQKRFTSTISISAVFDDVAGLKPGNNVWFSGVKIGTVRNIGFFGKSQVEVTMSVEESAQKYIREDAVARISSESFIGNKNIVIEDGSLEASPVEDGDRIRGINPIDTDKLMETLQVNNSNIAAITSDIKQITSRLTKGEGVIGKLLTDSSMAGDLEGLMANLQQTSQNAVQASRELNRFTDKLDSPGGLANQVLTDTVVYSQLRSSMAQLQEATASAAALTENLQETSSRLNNEGNAVGVLLNDEEFARNLKSTMQNLETSSQKFDQNMEALQSNILFRGFFRKQAKEEEERLEELQKQQLQQQGQQ